The Kitasatospora sp. NBC_00374 genome has a segment encoding these proteins:
- a CDS encoding F0F1 ATP synthase subunit gamma — protein sequence MGAQLRVYKRRIRSVTATKKITKAMEMISASRIVKAQRAVAASTPYADELTRAVTAVATRSNAKHPLTTENPQAKTAAVLLITADRGLAGGYSTNAIKQAIALSARLRAEGKDVVTYIVGRKGVSYYNFRNLEVGGSWTGFSDKPTYGDAKAVAVDLIEAFTAETGGVDELHLVSTRFESMLTQTPVDARLLPLKLDDVKLSDDKPAKAEIFPLYDFEPSAEGVLDALLPRYVESRIYNALLQSAASEHAARRRAMKSATDNAGELIKSLTRLANSARQAEITQEISEIVGGANALADASRGSE from the coding sequence ATGGGAGCACAGCTTCGGGTCTACAAGCGCCGGATCCGCTCTGTCACCGCGACGAAGAAGATCACCAAGGCGATGGAGATGATCTCCGCGTCGCGCATCGTCAAGGCGCAGCGCGCGGTGGCCGCCTCCACTCCGTACGCCGATGAGCTCACCCGGGCGGTGACGGCGGTGGCCACCCGGTCCAACGCCAAGCACCCGCTCACCACCGAGAACCCGCAGGCCAAGACGGCCGCAGTCCTGCTGATCACGGCGGACCGCGGCCTGGCCGGCGGCTACTCGACCAACGCCATCAAGCAGGCGATCGCGCTCTCCGCGCGGCTGCGTGCGGAGGGCAAGGACGTGGTGACCTACATCGTCGGCCGCAAGGGCGTCTCGTACTACAACTTCCGCAACCTCGAGGTCGGCGGATCGTGGACGGGATTCTCCGACAAGCCGACCTACGGTGACGCGAAGGCCGTGGCGGTCGACCTGATCGAGGCCTTCACGGCCGAGACGGGCGGCGTGGACGAGCTCCACCTGGTCTCCACCCGGTTCGAGTCCATGCTGACTCAGACCCCGGTGGACGCCCGGCTGCTGCCGCTGAAGCTCGACGACGTCAAGCTCAGCGACGACAAGCCGGCCAAGGCGGAGATCTTCCCGCTGTACGACTTCGAGCCGTCGGCGGAGGGCGTGCTGGACGCGCTGCTGCCGCGGTACGTCGAGAGCCGGATCTACAACGCGCTGCTGCAGTCGGCCGCCTCGGAGCACGCCGCTCGTCGGCGCGCGATGAAGAGCGCGACCGACAATGCGGGAGAGCTCATCAAGTCGCTCACGCGGCTTGCCAACTCGGCCCGTCAGGCCGAGATCACCCAGGAAATCAGCGAGATCGTCGGCGGTGCCAACGCGCTCGCCGACGCTAGCCGCGGGAGCGAATGA